From Bradyrhizobium sp. NDS-1, the proteins below share one genomic window:
- the nudC gene encoding NAD(+) diphosphatase, whose protein sequence is MSAFDAFPLGRPAFVTNILDRAAHLRRDDEKLFAMEQKPTSRAYVVYRDSLLVKREGDKIRARLSIDEALKCGANPGTIFLGLRDGAAMFGMGLSQATAEKLVGREDYTLTELRGMAMQGAIPPEELSAIAMAKSMVSWHQRHGYCANCGTRSAMKEGGWKRECPACKAEHFPRTDPVVIMHVASGDKCLLGRQKQFPPGMYSCLAGFVEAAETIEDAVRREILEESGIICTDVQYYMTQPWPYPSSLMIGCSARAVSEDIVVDRTELEDARWFTREEAALMLTRTHPDGLAGPHPFAIAHHLLGRWVHDKS, encoded by the coding sequence ATGTCAGCATTCGACGCATTTCCGCTGGGGCGGCCGGCCTTCGTCACCAACATTCTCGACCGCGCCGCGCATCTGCGCCGCGACGACGAGAAGCTGTTCGCGATGGAGCAGAAGCCGACCTCGCGCGCCTATGTCGTCTACCGCGACTCGCTCCTGGTGAAGCGCGAGGGCGACAAGATCCGCGCGCGGCTCTCGATCGACGAGGCGCTGAAGTGCGGGGCCAATCCCGGCACGATCTTCCTCGGTCTGCGTGACGGCGCTGCGATGTTCGGCATGGGCCTGTCGCAGGCGACCGCCGAGAAACTGGTGGGACGCGAGGACTATACCCTGACCGAGCTGCGCGGCATGGCGATGCAGGGTGCGATTCCCCCAGAGGAGCTCTCGGCGATCGCGATGGCGAAGTCGATGGTGAGCTGGCACCAGCGCCACGGCTATTGCGCCAATTGCGGCACGCGCAGCGCGATGAAGGAAGGCGGCTGGAAGCGCGAGTGCCCGGCTTGCAAGGCCGAGCATTTCCCGCGGACTGACCCTGTCGTGATCATGCACGTCGCCTCCGGCGACAAGTGCCTGCTCGGCCGCCAGAAGCAGTTTCCGCCGGGCATGTATTCATGCCTCGCCGGCTTCGTCGAGGCCGCCGAGACCATCGAGGACGCCGTGCGCCGCGAGATCCTCGAAGAGTCCGGCATCATCTGCACCGACGTGCAGTATTACATGACCCAGCCCTGGCCCTATCCGTCGTCGCTGATGATCGGCTGCAGCGCGCGGGCCGTGAGCGAGGACATCGTGGTCGACCGCACCGAGCTGGAGGACGCGCGCTGGTTCACCCGCGAGGAGGCCGCCTTGATGCTGACACGGACGCATCCGGACGGGCTCGCCGGCCCGCATCCCTTCGCCATCGCCCATCACCTGCTCGGCCGCTGGGTGCACGACAAGAGCTGA
- a CDS encoding sensor histidine kinase — protein MLRVTLAARLALIGLVGFILVSTVVVAIFYRTTLRENELARPSPARLDALATLLERTAAGSRQAVLDAVSSPQFTVRIVPTGAPVGGETPPPQQELRETYAAGLAGRPVEIVPPSDHRSGRAFPRLARLMANAVEFRIGLRGGELLIIDAYTRLPVTPFGLPVGFGAGVFGSIVALLALLVMQRETRPLARLAAAVDRVDLSADPPPLPDARRSAPEIRAVIAAFNRLQGRLAEMLRARMTLVGGIAHDVRTFATRLRLRVEHIPDDAERQRAIADIDDMIRLLDDALLSTRAGAGGLSQEMIELPALIAAEVHDRRVQGAAIDLVRDETGRNVVVLGDRLALRRIFANIFDNALVYGHAAHVAIAVKDGALVVSIDDEGPGVPADQRQTVLEPFHRLEKSRNRATGGAGLGLAVVRNLVEAHGGTIEIVAAPGGGTRVNVTLPVFRPA, from the coding sequence ATGCTGCGCGTGACGCTGGCCGCGCGGCTCGCCCTGATCGGGCTGGTGGGGTTCATCCTGGTGAGTACCGTGGTCGTTGCGATCTTCTACCGGACGACGCTCCGCGAGAACGAGCTGGCACGGCCTTCGCCCGCGCGTCTCGATGCGCTGGCCACGCTCTTGGAGCGAACGGCCGCCGGTTCACGGCAGGCCGTGCTCGATGCGGTGTCTTCGCCGCAGTTCACGGTGCGCATCGTGCCGACGGGCGCGCCGGTCGGCGGCGAGACGCCGCCACCGCAGCAGGAGCTGCGCGAGACCTATGCGGCCGGCCTTGCGGGCCGCCCCGTCGAGATCGTGCCGCCGTCCGATCATCGGAGCGGCCGGGCATTTCCCCGCCTCGCGCGGCTGATGGCCAACGCGGTCGAATTCCGTATTGGCCTCCGCGGCGGCGAATTGCTGATCATCGATGCCTATACCCGCCTGCCGGTCACCCCGTTCGGCCTGCCCGTCGGCTTCGGTGCGGGCGTGTTCGGCTCGATCGTGGCTCTGCTGGCGCTGCTCGTCATGCAGCGTGAGACGCGGCCGCTGGCACGGTTGGCCGCCGCGGTCGATCGCGTTGACCTGTCGGCCGATCCGCCGCCGCTGCCGGACGCACGGCGCAGCGCCCCGGAGATCCGCGCCGTCATCGCCGCGTTCAACCGCTTGCAGGGGCGGCTCGCGGAGATGCTACGCGCGCGCATGACGCTGGTTGGCGGCATCGCGCATGACGTCAGGACCTTTGCGACACGGCTGCGGCTGCGCGTCGAGCACATCCCCGACGATGCCGAGCGGCAGCGAGCGATAGCCGATATCGATGACATGATCCGGCTGCTCGACGACGCCCTGTTGTCGACGCGGGCCGGCGCCGGCGGCCTGTCGCAGGAGATGATCGAGCTCCCCGCGCTGATCGCTGCCGAGGTGCACGATCGGCGCGTTCAGGGCGCGGCAATCGACCTGGTTCGCGATGAGACTGGGCGGAATGTGGTGGTGCTCGGTGACAGGCTGGCGCTGCGACGGATCTTCGCGAACATCTTCGACAACGCGCTGGTCTATGGCCATGCCGCGCATGTGGCGATTGCGGTGAAGGACGGAGCTCTCGTCGTGTCCATCGACGACGAGGGACCCGGCGTTCCCGCCGATCAGCGGCAGACCGTGCTGGAACCGTTCCACCGCCTGGAGAAGTCGCGTAATCGCGCGACCGGCGGTGCCGGTCTCGGCCTCGCTGTGGTCCGCAATCTGGTGGAGGCCCATGGCGGAACGATCGAGATCGTTGCGGCCCCGGGCGGAGGCACGCGCGTCAACGTCACGTTGCCGGTGTTTCGGCCGGCTTAG
- the recR gene encoding recombination mediator RecR gives MGAVAGPEIERLVQLLARLPGLGPRSARRAALHLIKKREALMMPLSSAMQVALDKVQVCKTCGNIDTQNPCTVCTDPKRDPSIIVVVADVADLWALERANATQGRYHVLGATLSPLDGVGPQDLTIDALVARAHDSQVHEIILALNATVDGQTTAHYITDLLQDANVKVTRLAHGVPVGGELDYLDEGTLSAAMRQRTLF, from the coding sequence ATGGGCGCTGTTGCAGGTCCCGAAATCGAACGGCTGGTCCAGCTGCTCGCACGGCTGCCGGGCCTCGGTCCGCGCTCGGCGCGGCGCGCGGCGCTGCATCTGATCAAGAAGCGCGAAGCATTGATGATGCCGTTGTCCTCGGCCATGCAGGTCGCGCTGGACAAGGTCCAAGTCTGCAAGACCTGCGGCAACATCGACACGCAAAATCCCTGCACCGTCTGCACCGATCCGAAGCGCGACCCATCCATCATCGTCGTCGTCGCCGACGTTGCCGACCTCTGGGCGCTGGAACGGGCCAATGCGACCCAGGGGCGCTATCACGTGCTGGGCGCGACATTGTCGCCGCTCGATGGCGTCGGCCCGCAGGATCTGACCATCGACGCGCTGGTCGCGCGCGCCCATGATTCGCAGGTGCACGAAATCATCCTGGCGCTGAATGCGACGGTCGACGGCCAGACCACGGCGCACTACATCACCGACCTGCTTCAGGATGCCAATGTGAAGGTGACGCGGCTCGCCCATGGGGTTCCGGTCGGCGGCGAGCTTGATTATCTCGATGAAGGTACGCTATCCGCAGCGATGCGGCAGCGGACCCTGTTCTAG
- a CDS encoding sterol desaturase family protein codes for MGYASLLLDPALKSVILATALGLMLLEYGIGRLAHRDTYDWRESVASFGVALGQNLLRALEAGILAIPFAFLYEHRLLDFAQTAPLALAGLFVGSEFLYYWQHRASHRIRWMWATHAVHHSTTRLNLTAAIRLGWTGNISGNFLFFLPLALIGFHPLAIVAMLGINLLYQFFIHSEFAPKLGILERVLNTPSHHRVHHACNEPCLDKNYGGVLIVFDRLFGTFAERPSDQPLRFGLVGRTPSYNPFRIALGEWVAMLSDAWKARGAGAKLRALFGPPEG; via the coding sequence GTGGGCTACGCTTCGCTCCTGCTCGATCCGGCGCTCAAGAGCGTGATCCTCGCAACCGCGCTCGGCCTGATGCTGCTCGAATACGGCATCGGCCGCCTGGCGCATCGAGACACCTACGACTGGCGCGAGAGCGTCGCGTCTTTTGGCGTGGCATTGGGACAGAACCTGCTGCGCGCGCTGGAGGCCGGCATCCTCGCCATTCCGTTCGCATTCCTGTACGAGCACCGGCTGCTCGACTTTGCGCAAACAGCACCGCTCGCACTCGCCGGATTATTCGTCGGCAGCGAGTTTCTCTATTACTGGCAACATCGCGCCTCGCATCGCATCCGCTGGATGTGGGCGACGCATGCGGTCCATCACTCGACCACGCGGCTGAATTTAACCGCGGCGATCCGGCTCGGCTGGACAGGAAACATCTCGGGCAATTTCCTGTTCTTCCTGCCGCTGGCGCTGATCGGATTTCATCCGCTCGCGATCGTGGCGATGCTCGGCATCAACCTGCTCTATCAGTTCTTCATTCACAGCGAATTCGCGCCGAAGCTCGGCATACTGGAACGGGTGCTGAACACGCCCAGCCATCATCGCGTGCACCATGCCTGCAACGAGCCATGCCTCGACAAGAACTACGGAGGCGTCCTGATCGTGTTCGACCGCCTGTTCGGCACCTTTGCCGAGCGGCCGTCGGATCAGCCGCTTCGCTTCGGCCTCGTCGGCCGCACGCCGTCCTACAATCCGTTCCGAATCGCGCTCGGCGAATGGGTCGCGATGCTGAGCGATGCCTGGAAGGCGCGCGGCGCAGGTGCAAAGCTCCGCGCGCTGTTCGGTCCGCCGGAAGGCTGA
- a CDS encoding cysteine rich repeat-containing protein translates to MSSIFHPISLPRIATVVALGVTISTSALAQTQLQTQITPQMRSEARSLMQACRTDLDKLCGTVTPGGGRVLACLQSHAGQLTSSCAQALPRAQALRNSAAGAGVAPK, encoded by the coding sequence GTGTCATCGATCTTCCATCCCATCTCACTGCCGCGAATCGCAACCGTCGTCGCCCTCGGCGTCACGATCTCGACCTCCGCGCTCGCCCAGACCCAGCTACAGACGCAGATCACGCCGCAGATGCGCAGCGAAGCGAGGAGCCTGATGCAGGCCTGCCGCACCGACCTCGACAAGCTCTGCGGCACCGTCACGCCGGGCGGCGGCCGCGTCCTCGCCTGCCTGCAATCCCATGCTGGTCAGCTCACCTCGTCCTGCGCCCAAGCGCTGCCCCGCGCCCAGGCGCTGCGCAACAGTGCCGCTGGCGCCGGCGTAGCGCCGAAATAG
- a CDS encoding HIT domain-containing protein: MPEPAWSLHSRLKDDTIDIGDLPLSKVLVIKDAHYPWLLLVPRRPDAVEIIDLDEVQQAQLMTEISRVSRALKEITKCDKLNVAALGNLVPQLHVHIIARRTSDAAWPRPVWGVMPPLAHDAAEVQNFISALRRKIWLG, encoded by the coding sequence ATGCCCGAACCCGCCTGGTCGCTGCATTCCCGCCTGAAAGACGACACCATCGATATCGGCGATTTGCCGCTGTCGAAGGTGCTGGTCATCAAGGATGCGCATTATCCCTGGCTGCTGCTGGTGCCGCGGCGCCCCGACGCGGTCGAGATCATCGATCTCGACGAGGTACAGCAGGCGCAACTGATGACGGAGATCTCACGCGTGTCGCGCGCGCTGAAGGAGATCACCAAATGCGACAAGCTCAATGTCGCCGCGCTCGGCAATCTCGTGCCGCAGCTTCACGTTCACATCATCGCACGCCGCACCAGTGACGCCGCCTGGCCGCGACCGGTCTGGGGCGTGATGCCGCCGTTGGCGCATGACGCCGCGGAGGTTCAGAATTTCATCAGCGCACTTCGCCGCAAGATCTGGTTGGGTTGA
- a CDS encoding AmpG family muropeptide MFS transporter — translation MTAPDATSPAATSAPAPSWRESLAVYLQPRVLIVLFLGFSSGLPLALSGSTLLVWMAEAGVDLGTIGLFALVGTPYTLKFLWAPLVDALHVPFFTRAFGRRRGWLVFSQLLLIGAILLLALTDPARSPLFVALGALLVATMSSTQDIVVDAFRVESLPESEQAAGMAAYVAAYRIGMLISTAGALFIVTGFEAIVPRGAAWMWGYVVMGALVLIGTMTALAATEPPQSLRAEAATQADDALTRVLHAALGAFSEFLQRKEAWAALAFVVLFKFTDAFSGNMTVPFVIDIGFTRNDYAVIVKGVGIIATLAGGFAGGYVARRYPLALSLWIGGIVQAMSNLSFSWLALVGVNEWALTLAITSDNFCNAIGTVIFVAYLSALCQNPLHTATQYALLTALAAVGRTYLSSGAGYLAKATGWPMFFAISVLVAIPSLVLLAWLQKRGHFEALRPVRV, via the coding sequence ATGACCGCACCCGACGCGACTTCTCCCGCCGCGACTTCCGCTCCCGCGCCCTCCTGGCGCGAAAGTCTTGCCGTGTACCTGCAGCCGCGGGTGCTGATCGTGCTGTTCCTCGGCTTCTCGTCGGGCCTGCCGCTGGCGCTGTCGGGCTCCACGCTGCTGGTGTGGATGGCGGAGGCGGGGGTCGATCTCGGAACGATCGGGCTGTTTGCACTGGTCGGAACGCCCTACACGCTGAAATTCCTGTGGGCACCGCTGGTCGATGCGCTGCATGTCCCGTTCTTCACGCGCGCCTTCGGACGTCGCCGTGGGTGGCTGGTGTTTTCGCAGCTACTGCTGATCGGCGCGATTCTGCTGTTGGCGCTGACCGACCCTGCGCGTTCGCCGCTGTTCGTCGCGCTCGGCGCGCTCCTGGTGGCGACCATGTCCTCGACGCAGGACATCGTCGTCGATGCATTCCGCGTCGAGAGCCTGCCCGAGAGCGAGCAGGCGGCCGGTATGGCCGCCTATGTCGCGGCCTATCGCATCGGCATGCTGATATCGACAGCGGGCGCCTTGTTCATCGTCACGGGCTTCGAGGCGATCGTCCCTCGTGGCGCCGCCTGGATGTGGGGCTATGTGGTGATGGGGGCTCTGGTGCTGATCGGCACGATGACCGCGCTCGCCGCCACGGAGCCGCCCCAGTCCCTGCGCGCTGAGGCCGCCACGCAGGCAGACGATGCCCTGACGCGGGTGCTCCATGCCGCACTCGGCGCATTCTCGGAATTCCTGCAGCGAAAAGAAGCGTGGGCCGCGCTTGCCTTCGTCGTGCTGTTCAAATTCACCGACGCGTTTTCCGGAAACATGACCGTGCCGTTCGTGATCGACATCGGTTTTACTCGGAACGACTATGCGGTCATCGTCAAGGGTGTCGGGATTATCGCCACTCTCGCCGGCGGATTCGCCGGCGGCTATGTGGCCCGACGCTATCCGCTGGCGCTGAGCCTGTGGATCGGCGGCATCGTGCAGGCGATGTCCAACCTGTCGTTTTCGTGGCTGGCGCTGGTCGGCGTCAATGAATGGGCGCTGACCCTCGCAATCACGTCCGATAATTTCTGCAACGCGATCGGCACCGTGATCTTCGTCGCCTATCTCTCGGCGCTGTGCCAGAATCCGCTGCATACCGCGACCCAATATGCGCTGCTGACGGCGCTCGCCGCCGTGGGACGCACCTACTTGTCGTCGGGCGCAGGCTATCTGGCGAAGGCGACGGGCTGGCCAATGTTCTTCGCGATCTCCGTGCTCGTCGCGATCCCGAGCCTGGTGCTGCTGGCCTGGTTGCAGAAGCGCGGGCATTTCGAGGCGCTGAGGCCGGTGAGGGTGTGA
- a CDS encoding response regulator yields the protein MNTHPATILMVEDDPEISRLVADFMRREGFEVACVADGKAMDSMLQRLRPDLVILDLMLPGEDGLSICRRLRADDSIPILMLTAKSDEIDRVVGLEMGADDYLTKPFGPRELLARVRAILRRANGAPSKPLVRRFAFDRFVIDLDARSVETTEAEASELQLTSAEFDLLGCFVQRPRRVLTRDQILDWTRGRSAEPFDRTVDMLISRLRRKLDGASPGSNLITTVRNGGYLFTASVKQVS from the coding sequence ATGAACACGCATCCGGCCACGATTCTCATGGTGGAAGACGATCCCGAGATCAGCCGCCTCGTCGCCGATTTCATGCGGCGCGAGGGGTTCGAGGTCGCCTGCGTCGCCGACGGCAAGGCGATGGATTCCATGCTGCAGCGCCTGCGGCCCGACCTCGTCATCCTTGATTTGATGCTGCCGGGCGAGGACGGGCTTTCGATCTGCCGCCGCTTGCGGGCCGACGATTCCATCCCGATCCTGATGCTGACCGCCAAGAGCGACGAGATCGATCGCGTGGTCGGCCTCGAAATGGGCGCCGACGATTACCTGACGAAGCCGTTCGGTCCGCGCGAACTGCTGGCGCGGGTTCGCGCCATCCTGCGCCGGGCCAACGGTGCACCGTCAAAGCCGCTGGTCCGGCGCTTCGCGTTCGACCGCTTCGTGATCGATCTCGATGCGCGCAGTGTCGAGACGACCGAGGCCGAGGCGTCTGAGCTGCAATTGACGAGCGCCGAGTTCGACCTGCTCGGCTGCTTCGTGCAGCGGCCGCGAAGGGTGCTCACGCGCGACCAGATCCTCGACTGGACCCGCGGTCGTTCGGCCGAGCCGTTCGATCGCACCGTCGACATGCTGATCTCGCGGCTGCGCCGCAAGCTCGATGGCGCCAGCCCCGGCTCCAACCTGATCACCACGGTGCGCAACGGCGGCTATCTGTTCACCGCCTCCGTGAAGCAGGTGTCGTGA
- a CDS encoding DNA polymerase III subunit gamma/tau, whose translation MTDAGAPPNPDSAGQAGNTPYRVLARKYRPSSFDDLIGQEAVVRTVSNAFETGRIPQAWILTGVRGVGKTTTARILARALNYEMPDGSVKGPTIHMPTLGVHCQAIMESRHMDVLEMDAASHTGVDDVRQINDSVRYAPASARYKVYIIDEVHMLSTAAFNAFLKTLEEPPEHAKFVFATTEIRKVPVTVLSRCQRFDLRRVEADVLMKHLANIATKENVEIEPEALGIIARAAEGSVRDSLSLLDQAIAHAAGQVRADAVRQMLGLADRTRVIDLFESLARGDIAAAFKEFRDQYDVGADPIVVLSDLAEFVNFVTRVKIVPATADNVAYGETERVRAKEFASKISMRVLSRMWQMLLKGITEVQAATRPAAAAEMVLVRIAYVADLPTPDEAIKMLEQNGGGSPVVSGGGAARSSAPAAPVASAAPVRMPASSPSSFGGGGARPQMAAPAPDPQAAAPVLRVTSFTQLVALAGQKRDIMTKSALEGDMRLVRFEEGRLEVALEPNASKTMISELAKKFELWTGRRWTVIVSNEAGQPTLRSVNQAAKQEHARTAEADPRVREVLSRFPGAKVVEVRRLAPEAPETNINADYGSDDPPDDSDGDDL comes from the coding sequence ATGACCGACGCTGGCGCCCCTCCAAACCCCGACAGCGCCGGCCAAGCCGGCAACACGCCCTACCGGGTGCTGGCGCGCAAATACCGCCCCTCCAGCTTTGATGATCTGATCGGCCAGGAGGCAGTGGTCCGCACCGTCTCCAATGCGTTCGAAACCGGGCGCATTCCGCAGGCCTGGATCCTCACCGGCGTCCGCGGCGTCGGCAAGACCACTACCGCGCGCATTTTGGCCCGTGCGCTCAACTACGAGATGCCGGATGGTTCGGTGAAGGGCCCGACCATCCACATGCCGACCCTGGGTGTGCATTGCCAAGCGATCATGGAAAGCCGGCACATGGACGTGCTGGAGATGGACGCGGCGTCGCATACCGGCGTCGACGACGTTCGCCAGATCAATGACAGCGTGCGATATGCGCCGGCCAGCGCGCGCTACAAGGTCTACATCATCGACGAAGTCCACATGCTGTCGACGGCGGCATTCAACGCCTTCCTGAAGACGCTGGAGGAGCCGCCGGAACACGCCAAATTCGTGTTTGCGACGACCGAGATCCGCAAAGTTCCGGTCACGGTGCTGTCGCGCTGCCAGCGTTTCGATCTTCGCCGCGTCGAGGCGGACGTGCTGATGAAGCACCTCGCCAACATTGCCACGAAAGAAAATGTTGAGATCGAGCCGGAGGCGCTCGGCATCATCGCGCGCGCCGCCGAAGGTTCTGTGCGCGATTCGCTGTCGCTGCTCGACCAGGCGATCGCGCATGCCGCCGGGCAGGTGAGGGCCGACGCCGTCAGGCAGATGCTGGGGCTCGCCGACCGCACCCGCGTCATCGACCTCTTCGAGTCGCTGGCGCGCGGCGACATCGCCGCGGCCTTCAAGGAGTTCCGCGATCAATACGACGTCGGCGCCGACCCGATCGTCGTGCTTTCGGACCTCGCCGAGTTCGTCAATTTCGTCACCCGCGTGAAGATCGTTCCCGCGACCGCCGACAACGTCGCCTATGGCGAAACCGAGCGCGTGCGCGCAAAGGAATTCGCCTCGAAAATCTCGATGCGCGTGCTGTCGCGGATGTGGCAGATGCTGCTCAAGGGCATCACCGAGGTGCAGGCCGCCACACGTCCCGCTGCCGCCGCCGAGATGGTGCTGGTGCGGATCGCCTATGTCGCCGACCTGCCGACGCCGGACGAAGCGATCAAGATGCTGGAGCAGAACGGCGGTGGCTCGCCGGTCGTGAGCGGGGGCGGTGCCGCCCGCAGCAGTGCGCCGGCCGCGCCGGTGGCCTCCGCGGCGCCAGTTCGTATGCCGGCATCCTCGCCGTCCTCGTTTGGCGGTGGCGGAGCCCGGCCGCAGATGGCGGCGCCGGCGCCGGATCCGCAAGCTGCCGCGCCCGTGCTGCGCGTCACCAGCTTCACTCAGCTCGTCGCACTCGCCGGGCAGAAGCGCGACATCATGACCAAGAGCGCGCTCGAAGGCGACATGCGCCTCGTCCGTTTCGAGGAGGGCCGGCTGGAGGTCGCGCTGGAGCCGAACGCCTCCAAGACCATGATCTCCGAGCTCGCGAAGAAATTCGAGCTGTGGACCGGACGGCGCTGGACCGTGATCGTCTCGAACGAGGCGGGCCAGCCGACGCTGCGCTCGGTGAACCAGGCCGCCAAGCAGGAGCATGCGCGTACCGCGGAGGCCGATCCGCGCGTGCGGGAGGTGCTGTCGCGCTTTCCCGGTGCGAAGGTCGTCGAGGTCCGCAGGCTTGCCCCCGAGGCGCCGGAAACCAATATCAATGCAGACTATGGCAGCGACGATCCGCCCGACGATTCCGACGGCGACGATCTCTAG
- a CDS encoding YbaB/EbfC family nucleoid-associated protein, which produces MADFLGMMKQAAQLQSKMQELQEQLANVEVEGISGGGLVAVRMTAKMDVKAVKIDPSLMKPEEREVLEDLLVTAMGDARRKAETAMQEKMQALTGGLGLPPGLFGQ; this is translated from the coding sequence ATGGCTGATTTTCTCGGCATGATGAAGCAGGCGGCACAGCTGCAATCCAAGATGCAGGAGTTGCAGGAGCAACTCGCCAACGTGGAAGTCGAGGGCATCTCCGGCGGCGGCCTCGTCGCCGTGCGCATGACCGCGAAGATGGACGTCAAGGCCGTCAAGATCGATCCCTCGCTGATGAAGCCGGAAGAGCGCGAGGTGCTGGAAGACCTGCTCGTCACCGCCATGGGCGATGCGCGCCGCAAGGCGGAGACCGCGATGCAGGAGAAGATGCAGGCTCTCACCGGTGGGCTCGGCCTGCCGCCGGGGTTGTTCGGCCAGTAA
- a CDS encoding sugar kinase — MALSEAAPRILCIGIPVRDLTFRVEAVPVRGSKANATHLAEICGGNALNAAIAIARLGGRVAFAGPMGDARETSSDFILERMAAEGIETSHIVRLPGVSTPVSAIIIDATGERTLTIYRDPVLWTVKLPETDELLDDCRAVLVESRCAGFAISLCTEARRRGIPVIVGVDRAMSLQDGLLKAASHLLFASEQVQETAGVTDDGEALRRLAKLTPAFLAATRGPRGTIWLNEAGELEETPAFPVRAVDTLGAGDVFHGAFTLGLAEGDALREALRFAAAAAALKCTRHGGGLAAPQRIEVEGLLRDVP; from the coding sequence ATGGCGCTATCTGAGGCCGCGCCGCGCATTCTCTGCATCGGCATTCCCGTCCGCGACCTGACCTTCCGGGTCGAGGCGGTGCCCGTACGCGGCAGCAAGGCCAACGCCACGCATCTCGCCGAGATCTGCGGTGGCAACGCGCTCAACGCGGCCATCGCGATCGCCCGACTCGGCGGCCGCGTCGCTTTCGCGGGACCGATGGGTGATGCTCGCGAGACGTCGAGCGACTTCATCCTCGAACGCATGGCCGCCGAAGGCATCGAGACCAGCCATATCGTGCGCTTGCCCGGCGTGAGCACGCCGGTCTCGGCGATCATCATCGACGCGACGGGCGAGCGGACGCTGACCATCTATCGCGATCCTGTTCTCTGGACGGTCAAGCTGCCCGAGACCGACGAGTTGCTCGACGATTGTCGGGCTGTCCTCGTCGAGAGCCGCTGCGCGGGGTTCGCGATCTCCCTCTGCACCGAGGCACGCCGGCGGGGCATTCCCGTCATCGTTGGCGTCGACCGCGCGATGTCGTTGCAGGACGGCCTGCTCAAAGCGGCCTCGCACCTGCTGTTCGCCAGCGAGCAGGTGCAGGAGACGGCCGGCGTCACTGATGACGGCGAGGCCTTGAGGCGTCTCGCCAAGCTGACGCCCGCCTTCCTCGCCGCGACCCGCGGTCCGCGCGGCACGATCTGGCTGAACGAGGCGGGCGAGCTGGAGGAGACACCGGCCTTCCCGGTCCGGGCGGTCGATACGCTCGGAGCTGGCGACGTCTTCCATGGCGCCTTCACGCTTGGTCTCGCCGAGGGCGACGCACTGCGGGAGGCGCTGCGATTCGCCGCGGCGGCCGCGGCGCTGAAATGCACCCGCCATGGCGGTGGCCTGGCGGCCCCACAACGCATTGAAGTTGAAGGGCTTTTGCGCGACGTGCCGTAG
- a CDS encoding Lrp/AsnC family transcriptional regulator translates to MTDVAVQIPETSRRLDAIDRKILMVLQEDASLSVAEIGDRVGLSSTPCWKRIQRLEADGVIIKRVALVDQNKIGLGISVFVSVESSDHSDAWLKKFAEAVSAMPEVMEFYRMAGDVDYMLRVVVADMQAYDVFYKKLISAVPLKNVTSRFAMEKIKSVTALPIPAVVAA, encoded by the coding sequence ATGACCGATGTCGCTGTCCAGATCCCCGAGACCAGCCGCCGCCTCGATGCCATTGACCGCAAGATTCTGATGGTGCTCCAGGAGGATGCCTCGCTGTCCGTCGCCGAGATCGGCGACCGCGTCGGCCTGTCCTCGACCCCCTGCTGGAAGCGCATCCAGCGGCTGGAGGCCGATGGCGTGATCATCAAGCGCGTCGCCCTCGTCGACCAGAACAAGATCGGGCTCGGCATCTCCGTGTTCGTGTCGGTCGAGAGCTCCGACCATTCCGACGCCTGGCTGAAGAAGTTCGCCGAAGCCGTCAGCGCCATGCCCGAGGTGATGGAGTTCTATCGCATGGCCGGCGACGTCGATTACATGCTGCGCGTCGTGGTCGCGGACATGCAGGCTTATGACGTGTTCTACAAGAAGCTGATCAGCGCCGTACCGCTGAAGAACGTCACCTCGCGCTTCGCGATGGAGAAGATCAAGTCGGTCACCGCACTGCCGATCCCGGCGGTGGTGGCGGCCTGA